A stretch of the Calditrichota bacterium genome encodes the following:
- a CDS encoding SCP2 sterol-binding domain-containing protein: MLLGSKEWWDKAMEIVNSDEEYYRLAKDINKSYTFKVLPEPENGINDPIIMGYKIENGKLTDHWEDDRPTDFVISGPYKVWYQIIKGKLGPVKAMTMRKLKVKGSLPEMLEVQQGNTEMGRSFADD, translated from the coding sequence ATGTTATTAGGATCCAAAGAGTGGTGGGACAAAGCGATGGAAATCGTTAATTCTGACGAAGAATACTACCGGCTTGCAAAAGACATTAACAAAAGCTACACATTCAAAGTGCTTCCCGAACCGGAAAATGGAATTAATGATCCTATCATCATGGGCTACAAAATTGAAAATGGGAAATTAACGGATCATTGGGAAGACGATCGTCCCACGGATTTTGTAATCTCGGGACCTTACAAGGTCTGGTATCAGATTATTAAGGGAAAACTGGGCCCTGTAAAAGCCATGACCATGCGGAAACTGAAAGTGAAAGGCTCCTTGCCGGAGATGCTTGAAGTACAACAAGGCAACACTGAGATGGGTCGATCTTTTGCGGACGATTGA